CTACCCTTCCTCTCAACTCACTTCCCAGCCCCCCGTACCGGGCTTGCAATAACGCAGTAAATTTGCTTTAACAACAAGTGGGGGTGGTTGCATttactcctccctctcctctctcctccccctcctcctgcagcGGCTCTTGACACTACTACAAACCAGGACTATAAACATAAACATGTGTCACTGTAACTGGGCAGGTAATATACggatttggggtggggtggaggggggcttGGTCGCCGCTTGGGGGGcagtaaaaaaatgtatgtttcacGTGCTCGACCGCTTTGGGGGCTCCCCCCACCACCAATCCATTTATATAATGCCGTCGCACTCGATCACTTACTCATTCAGCCACAGAGACCCACAAAGGCAGACTTGCCGATAACCACCGTACCCCaaagcaaatacatttaaatacgaatctctctcctttcccagccACCGCTGCCACTTCTGTTAGCAAACAGTAGCGTCAATACTTGAATCCCCTTTCCTTTTTACAAATTCTTTTCCACATAGCAATAGAGAACATTTTTCGAGCAAAACAGTACACCACCGCCTTGCCATAGACAGTACCTAAAGATGTTGTACGCAAGAAATCCTTTCAAACAGCAAGAAAGGCTATTTAAATAACCGAGTTCGAAATCTGTGATGTAAAGGTTATTTCCTGGGCTTTGCCTTACAAGCATTTAGCAACTTCTGCTGTAAGTTGCCGGCGACTGGCGCTGTGGAGATTCGCCGCAGCaagcctttattattattatttagtctATATTTACACTGCCGCtcaactttttttctcattcttagtTCAACAAGCCTAGCAACAACTACCTAAGGTAGAGTAAGGTGAATTCCCTCGCAAGCTTTTTGGCTTGGAACCGAGGAAGATACAGAATATGTTCAGATGGAGAAGTGGTTCCCTTTGTTCTTTCATTGTTTCTCTACGAACTGGTGGATCCAAGGACAAACACTTaccttctcttctttttgctcCGAAAACCAGACGTTCCCATCAGCCTTAAAATACACAATCCACCTTGAAAGTAACTACGGATGTCGGGAGAGTTTGTATTCCATTCTTTTTCGCTCTCTGCCCTCTTTTAGCGTAGGATTAAGTTGCCGAGCACGTTGCTGCAAGCTGTAGCCCCCCGCCTTAGTGAATCGGTCACGTTTAggaccctctaggtccatcctaATTCTGCCAGTAGAAATGAGGGTATTGGAGCTCTAAACTTTCAAAAGGAAAGGGGCCTGCAACTACCCCGAAAACTTATGGATACCCTGAAATTTTTTACCGCTGTAGTTTTGTACCACATCACCAAACAGAATTTGCCAAGAAATATTAGATTTCTTCgggtaaagttttttttttttttttaagtttatacttAGCAACGTGCTACTTAGACAGATGGAGTTAAAAGGCAGGTCTGTAAGGGCGTTTAACTGAACCAGTGCGTTTTCCATGATGTTTGTTATGTcatgtgtttttcaaaaacacaaacaaaacagcaCTGgaactgaaaaaggaaggaaataaaagtttgaatTATAATGTTGTGGACTGATGTAAAGAGAgacatttatttgaaatttgttaGTGTCAAAATTGGCCTCAAAAGCAAAAAGTAAGATTTTCAAAGTTGAAAGACTTAATTTTCATTCTATGAttccaaaacttaaaaacaaaaacaaaaacaactttccaGGTTGGGTTGTGGGTGATACTTGTCAGTGTTTAGTGCCCAGGCCGCTGGGCATTGCTGCCCAAACCTTGTTTAAATCTGATTATGAAGTGATTTGTTGAAGTCATGAATATGAAATGATCCTTGTGTATCTATAAATGCGAACTTGGGATTTTTTGATCTCCCGCTTTTTTGTGTGCGCCCAGTAGCTGCAGCCGTGGAAGACAGTGATTGGCTCCAGTGCTCCTAGAAGGATTTGGGCTCAAGCCAGGGGAACAGAACCAGAGGATTCCCTTTCCAGAGACCATCAGGCCCCACATGTCTTAtgtttcccttctcccctcaTGGGTGCTCAGACTTTCTGTATGGCTTCACCAGCCTATAGGTAGGCCTCAACACTACGTGTCATCACTTCAGTTTCTATACATTTGACCCTtgcacaaaataaacaaaaatttgggCGACACAAATAAATTGTAGGTCTTGatatttgtgtattatttaaTATATCAACATTGAACTCtactttctcagattttttttctgcattcagGATCAATTGTGAGAAGCCCTGGTGTCTCATAGGAAAATATTGCAACAAAACAAGATAATTGGGGGGAAAGGCTGTTGCAGTAAGAAAAGTGGCTTTTCGTTGATAGCGTTTAATTGGAATTAAAAGATTCTTTAGCTGTAAACattctttatttattcagcaCACATAAGCAGGCATTGTTTTATCACCATCATAATTATGGTGTCCTTTAAACTGGCTGATAGCAGGAAAGATAAGGGAATTTGCCTGTAGATTCAGATCAGTTTTcgctcctctctttctttcccttccgccctccctcccctctctctctatacccttccccccacccccattccttcCTTGGTCACTAGGGTCCCCCACAGCCCTTGAGATGAGGAGGGCAGGAAGATTGTGGCCTAACCATTTCTTACATCATGAAAGAGATTTGTACCACACTCTAATTTAATGCAATGTATAACCTTCTTGTCTCCTGTGTTTATAACTGCTTTTTAGCTTGCAACATATGTTATCTAAAGAGTTGTCTATTGCTCACCTGTATAAAATCTTCTCCACTAGGTTTTGTTGCTTTACCTTTGTCTAATTTAGAAAGTACACTCTTAGGGCTTTTTCAGAACAAAGCCTCACAAAAACCCCTTTACCTCCAAGGATTTGCAAATTTATAAAGCCTGCATTGAATTCAAGATGGGTCAGGGGGCAAAAAAAGGGTAGAAGGTCACTGCATTTTGATTATGGGTCAGTAGACAACATGGCATATACTCTGTGTCCCAAACTTCTGTtaaaaacaggattttaaaatgCCTAAGAACAGAAGGATGGGCCCTTTTGGAGACTTGCCTTGATTTGTTTggatgaaacaaaaagaaaaaaattaagcaaaatatacTAAGTTATAATTTAAGCTGTTCCTTAATTTAGCATTTCCTCCTCCATTCTCATTTCCCCTCCCAAAAAAGTAGAGAACATgtgaaaatagataaatttagGTGAGGAACTGTTGATTATCACAAGATTTTATTGTCCTATATCCTAAATTAATTCAGCCGTGTGAggctttatattattattttagattgtgttatatgtaagtgttaTAATTACTTTTGGCTAACAGTACAAGGGGCTTCTTTTATTCTTCTAACCAGTATACTTACATTGTTGAGGCCTTTGTGATGTCCCTTagtcttttctctctgaattctCTTTGAACAAAATGTGCCCAGCAATCAGTAAAACAAATGTATATGGTGAAGAGttaggtggtggtgatggtgatgtgGGGAGATGATCCTCATTTAAATTATATGTGTATGGGTGAAAGCTTGGAAGGAAAAGGATTATTTTAATGCTCTTCAATACTTTAATTATATGACAGTTGTAGTGTAGAAATGCAAAAGTACTCTTAGGTTTTCCTtcaggttttcaaaagaactttcccCATTAGTAAACTACTCCTGCAAATTGCTACTGCATTTCCCAGCTAACCATTTAAAAGACTGTAAATGCCGTGTGCATTACTTTGCTCCAGAGGAAAGAGGTCAGACTGAATTGCAATggtatttaaacataaaatacagtgaaaataaatcaaaatagaacATCTGAAGGTAAATTTAGCACATTCATACCGGATAAGTAAAGACAAATATGTTCATACCTTCATAGCCCAtcactttaaaaactgaaagtactgattttttttacaacAAATGCAGAAGTAAGTGGACATTAAGAATATACTTCTATCTGTATTTGCCACAGAGGATTTTCCTTTAGCAAGCAGCTTTGTTTTCAAAgctaaaatactttttatgatAGTGAGTAGATCGTGCATTCCTCACTGAGTAAATAATTACATGTAATTAACAAACTCAATGCTTATCATATATATGCCTAAATTCTCAGTAAGTAATTCTCTATACTCTCagagacagatacacacacaatTGTTAATTTGGGCATATCTGCCCACATAGGTATATGCATTTGAGAAACCTAGAAATTGATACATCTTTTcctaaaaaagaatttgaatacaGTCCATCATCTGAATTGGGTTCATCTTTGATTGTTGAGGCGGCTGACATGGTCAACAAATTTATCAAAGAAACCCCCTGGCTTTTGAAGAATAGTACTTTATACATCTGGATCTGCACATCCAGGCAAAGTAAGTAAATTATTGCATAACTTTAAGCATAATTGATAACAGACACCTTTAATTTTTCATCCCCATTCTTTTGGCCAGCTTTCACATTAATAATCTAAGCCATAAATGTTGGTAGCTATTGATCGAAATCCCCTGTGTGCATGCAAATCCATCTTAAAGTCCCCTGCCTTTCATGTGTGAGCGCTCAGGGGCCTCTGCTAGATCTTTTTATCGGGATCGACCCCCAATGTGGCTGGAGAAGACCCCGGATATGCAACGTGTGCTGATGGCCACAAGAAAGCTGTCTGTCacattctgtgtatgtgtgtatgtgtgtgtgtgtgtgtgtgcgcgaaTGCGCGCACTCACgccttaacacacacacacacacaataatggGGAAGTTAAAGGAACAAAAGAATGTAttagacaaaaagaaagatatataataaaagtattaaaaatgtataagtgTAAAAGTGTCTGAGTGTACATATAAAGATACTTGCataaattgtatatatagacACATTTCCCAAGTCCTctggtctttatttttctctatttgacCCAATAGATTGGacctttagtttaaaaaaatatatgtaatattctaCTGGTTTTAAGAACCACCTATGTTGCCAGTATTTTAAAggtggaaagagaggaaggaagagcaaaaaaaggtaattttgaaaatgttactaAATCATGTTGCCATGTGCAGGagtaggagtgtgtgtgtgcgtgcgtgcatgtgtgtgtgtgtgtgtgtgtaaatctaAATAGGAATGGAGAACAACTAGAACTacctggccaaaaaaaaaaaaaaaaggacgttCTAGCCAACCTTTTGTAATGCCTTCTAAAAGGCTTTTTCTGAGTTTACTATTTCTTGGCTGTTGGACTCTTTGGTCGAAATCTCAAAGCTGGAGGAGGGGAATTggacgggggtggggtgggaggaagagagctGCCAGTATATAAGTGCATCAGgaggaattttaaaatgacattattaTCACTGGAAGTGGAAAGACTCTGgtcattctctttaaaaaacaaacaccagcATCTGCTTTTTCTGGAAACTTTGCTTTCTGCTTAAACCTTTTGCATTTTGCCTCCTgtgaaagtgaaagagaaaaacacGGTGTGATAGATCCAGATGCAAAAGAAAGCCAACTCGGTGGATGGTATTAGCTGTGACGAGGCATTGTTCATTGCTGCCTCTCGGTTACGTTTAAAGCCTGAAATATCACGAGATCCATTCAATGATCCTTCTCTCATTCAAGGGACAAAAATGTAATTTGCTGTAGCTCTGATTTCTTGGATGGAAATGCTAGCCTTAGATTTCAAAGGCAAGAACTAGACATCGTGGTTTGTACACACATTGATTAAGTTGAAGAGCGGCGATTACATCTGTGCTGAGTGCAACAGTAGTCCAGGGCTGACTTTTCAAATCCCAACCTCTGAGTTACAGACTCTCTTAAATAGACTTCCTTAATTTCCGGATGTACTTCTTGAAATTCCCAATTCTCTTCAAAATTCCTGGGAAATTACTGGAGagatgagggtgggggtggggaactaTGGCTGAGATTTCATGCAAAATACCTTTTTGTATGTCTGAttcctctgtttttatctttttctttctttctttcttttgagccATACCTGCTTGTGCTAGCCAGACCAGAGCAGGGGAAACTGGAACTTTtgaatgggaaggaagaaattattGTACAATTCTTTTCTTGCAGGCTCAGAAATATCCGTTTATTCTTTTAACCACACGGATGTGTCTATTTTTGGAGGAACAAGGAAACATATAAAATGCCTGGGTTGCATTTATACTGTAGTTGCAAACACCGAACAGTTAAGAAGATTTTGCCAAATTTTGCAAAGGAGCCAACAAACTACCTTGGGATCCTGGTAATGCAGTTGGGAAGACCCTTGCTCTCATTTGGCAATATTTTGGATATCCTTGGAAATGATACCAAAATATGCTTTAACTCGACTAAGAAGAGGTTAAACAACATTGATATTCatccaaagtgatttttttttaaagcagatgctTGGCTTTCATGGAGAAAATGGGAGTTGTGGAAGATTCATTTGAACTACCAACTGAAAGCATCATAGACCACTGAAATAGTCTGCGTCCTACATCAGCACTTTCTTTTCATCGTTATTACGTAAAACCTCTGGAAGCACCTTGGgcgttttacattttcttttctttgctgcaGAAACAATCTGCTCCCTGGAATTCTGACCTGTCGTCAACAGGACCCAGGCAGACCGTGCTGGGGACTCTAGGACGATCCCGCCTCCAATCCAGCCTGGTTAATTGTGAAAAGTGTACACATTTCTGGCTTATCTATGCTTTGTTATGGGTCTGACGTGAAactacctcctccccaccccaccccccagcagagAACCAAAATCCAGTCGAATTGTTACAGTGTTTCGGAGCTGGAGCCTTGAACTGCTTTCTTGGTCAAATAACTTTGTTTCTGGTTGTAAAAggcatttcaggaaaaaaaaaaaaaaaaaggaaaatcgaGAGAAATTCAAAACGTAAGTCTGTACTGGGGTGGTTCACTGCGCGGGTTTAACTTTGGAGCTCCCAGCCggtctccctctccactcccataAGGGAAATACCAGGCTATTCTGCACATTTTCGCTTAAGCtccattttccaaaggaaaagggGGTGGGGTATGTCTATTTAGGCttgataatgtttttaaaatgcttttctttgaaatgataatAGCTGCAGcggtaaaatgcaaataaagaaaaaaataggcaataTTCCTTTAAAGGCGAAtatacagggattttttttttttttttttttttttttttttaagcgtaCACACACTGGTTCAGATGAAGTCTGTGAGTCAGGCTGTTTCTGAGCTCCGATAGTTTAATGGAAAGATTTATATACCGACTGTATTATTTACTTTGGGAGGGGAGGTGGCAGTATAAGGGTATGCTAATTAGTGGGagattttggggggaaggggtggaaTATCAATTTTTATTGCATCACCTGTCAGGAGTGTCCAATCAGCGCTGGCTTTAGGGGAATTAATTGATGAAGGTGTCTCCGGACGAGCTCACTTCACTCTGTCATTTTATTTGTAGCTAAAGCAGCGGCGGGAATAGCagctgcatttcttttctctttctcccttcacaTTCCATTATCATAGTGCTCCaatggagaaggaaggaatagAGGGGCCCAGGTACTGATCTGCATCGGGGACTTAGACCAACACACTGGCAGATCAGAAACCGGAtggttttttccctctttttaaaaaaatacgaaaaccaaaaaaaaaagcaagaatcaaGTCAGTGTaatttcatgttgttttttttttttttttttttccaataatttcGCCTAGAGTTTGGCACTCCCTTCGCCGGGAATAAcagtctttgttattttattagcAGGATGCCTTGAGACACACGCAGCATCTGGTGGAGGATtaacatacatacatgtgtatgtatgcgTCACGTATATATTTACTGCAAATGGTGGGGATCATTTAGTGCCCGAGATGGGAGACCTGAAGTCAGGTTTTGAAGAGGTGGATGGCGTGAGGCTCGGCTACCTCATCATTAAAGGAAAGCAAATGTTTGCCCTCTCCCAAGTCTTTACGGATCTGCTGAAAAACATCCCGAGGACGACCGTGCACAAGCGCATGGATCATTTGAAAGTGAAAAAGCACCACTGCGATCTGGAGGAGTTGAGGAAACTCAAGGCAATCAACAGCATCGCTTTCCACGCCGCCAAATGCACGCTCATCTCTCGGGAAGACGTGGAAGCTCTCTACACCTCCTGCAAAACCGAGCGTGTCCTCAAGACCAAGCGCAGGAGGGTCGGCCGGGCCCTGGCCACAAAGGCTCCGCCGCCAgagcgcgccgccgccgccgccagcccCCGCCCGGGTTTTTGGAAGGACAAGCACCAACTTTGGCGGGGCCTGAGCGGAGCCGCGCGGCCCCTGCCAATCAGCGCGCAGTCCCCGCGCCCCGGCGCCGCCGCCGCGCGCCCCGCCGCCCATCTACCTCAGATTTTTAGCAAATACCCGGGCTCGCACTATCCGGAAATCGTGCGCTCGCCTTGCAAACCCCCTCTAAACTATGAAACTGCCCCGCTCCAGGGAAACTACGTTGCTTTCCACTCGGACCCTGCTTATTTTCGGAGCCTGCTGTGCAGCAAGcacccggccgccgccgccgccgccgccgccgccgctgccgccgccgccgccgccgccgctgccgcctaCTACCAGGCGTCGGCGGCCGGGCCCCAGCCCAaggcggcggcgggcgcgggAGGCCCAGTGAGCCTGACCTACCGGTGCAAGCGCAAGCGCGGGGGCGCCAAGGACTGCCTGCTCGCGCCCCACGCCGGCGCCCGCCGCCTGCTGCTGCTGCCCAGGTCCTACAAAGCCaaggcggcggccgcggcggcggcggcagcggcggcggcggcggccgccggGGCCACTTGCCTGGAGAGGTTTCATCTGGTTAACAGCTTCTGCAcgcctccccaccaccaccaccaccaccatcaccaccaccaccaccaccaccaccaccaccgggCCCAGCAGCCGCCGCCGAATCACCACCCCCCACATCACCACCGGCCGCAGCCCCATCTCGGCAGCTTTCCCGAGAGTTGCAGCAGCGACTCGGAGTCCAGCTCCTACTCGGACCATGCAGCCAACGACTCAGATTTTGGCTCCAGTTTGTCCAGCTCCAGCAACTCGGTGTCCtcggaggaagaagaggaggagggagaagaggaggaggaggaggaagaggaggaggaggaggaggaggaggaggggggcagtGGGGCCTCGGATTCCAGCGAAGTCAGCTCGGAGGAGGAGGACTCGTCCACGGAGTCGGACTCCAGCTCCGGCTCCAGCCAAGTGTCAGTGCAGAGCATCCGTTTCAGACGCACCAGCTTCTGCAAGCCTCCCAGCGTGCAGGCGCAGGCCAACTTCTTGTACCATCTGGCCTCCGCAGCCGCTGCAACCAAACCCGCTGCTTTCGAGGATGCGGGCAGACTTCCCGACCTCAAGAGTAGTGTCAAAGCGGAGTCGCCGGAGGAGTGGAATCTGCAGAGCTGGGCCCCCAAAGCGTCTCCGGTGTACTGCCCGGCCGGCCTGGGGAGTTGTTTCACAGAGATAAGGAACGATAGGGTATCTGAGATTACATTCCCACACTCTGAAATTTCCAGTACTGTAAAGAGAACTGACCTGACAATTAactgcctggaggagggggcctcTTCACCTAGCCCAAAGACAAACAATGCAT
The sequence above is drawn from the Neomonachus schauinslandi chromosome 5, ASM220157v2, whole genome shotgun sequence genome and encodes:
- the SKIDA1 gene encoding SKI/DACH domain-containing protein 1, which gives rise to MGDLKSGFEEVDGVRLGYLIIKGKQMFALSQVFTDLLKNIPRTTVHKRMDHLKVKKHHCDLEELRKLKAINSIAFHAAKCTLISREDVEALYTSCKTERVLKTKRRRVGRALATKAPPPERAAAAASPRPGFWKDKHQLWRGLSGAARPLPISAQSPRPGAAAARPAAHLPQIFSKYPGSHYPEIVRSPCKPPLNYETAPLQGNYVAFHSDPAYFRSLLCSKHPAAAAAAAAAAAAAAAAAAAAYYQASAAGPQPKAAAGAGGPVSLTYRCKRKRGGAKDCLLAPHAGARRLLLLPRSYKAKAAAAAAAAAAAAAAAGATCLERFHLVNSFCTPPHHHHHHHHHHHHHHHHHRAQQPPPNHHPPHHHRPQPHLGSFPESCSSDSESSSYSDHAANDSDFGSSLSSSSNSVSSEEEEEEGEEEEEEEEEEEEEEEEGGSGASDSSEVSSEEEDSSTESDSSSGSSQVSVQSIRFRRTSFCKPPSVQAQANFLYHLASAAAATKPAAFEDAGRLPDLKSSVKAESPEEWNLQSWAPKASPVYCPAGLGSCFTEIRNDRVSEITFPHSEISSTVKRTDLTINCLEEGASSPSPKTNNAFPQQRILREARKCLPASPTAHCADNNTIAARFLNNDSSGAASNSEKDSKIPHCAEFATDLSPSQADSAVDAAAATKAETPCMNTGDKTLLFLHNIKIKVEDSSANEEYEPDLITNKLKCECNDTKGEFYSVTESKEEDALLTTAKEEGFACPEKETPSLNPLAQSQGLSCTLGSPKPEDGEYKFGARVRKNYRTLVLGKRPVLQTPPVKPNLKSARSPRPTGKTETHEGTLDDFTVINRRKKVASNVASAVKRPFNFMANFPCPPSLIIGKDGDLWPAYSLNTTKDSQPPHKAHPIWKWQLGGSAIPLPPSHKFRKFNS